One genomic window of Microbacterium testaceum StLB037 includes the following:
- a CDS encoding BMP family lipoprotein — translation MKTTKKAVFSGLAMIGTAVLLAGCGAAPESNGSSAAAGASDYLPCMVSDSGGFDDKSFNQLGKEGLDEAATQLGSKKPIEVQSQSETDFASNLSSLVDQGCNTIITVGFLLAPAALESAKANPDLQYVSIDDMVDQDFDGKTDAPNIKPIIFDTAQAAYLAGYLAAGTTKTGVVGTFGGMNIPTVTIFMDGFAQGVEKYNADNGASVRVVGWDRAAKDGSFTGGFEANDTARQTAQAIIDQNVDVLLPVGGPIYQSAAVAIQDAGRDIALVGVDADVYETDPAIGDLLLTSILKGIDVGTKDAIVAAGEGSFDTTPFVGTLANDGVGLAPYHKWEDRVPAELTTKIDALKADIVSGKITVESYLAG, via the coding sequence GTGAAGACCACGAAGAAGGCCGTTTTCAGCGGTCTCGCCATGATCGGCACCGCTGTGCTGCTCGCCGGCTGCGGCGCCGCGCCCGAGAGCAACGGTTCGTCCGCTGCCGCCGGTGCCAGCGACTACCTGCCCTGCATGGTCTCGGACTCGGGCGGCTTCGACGACAAGTCGTTCAACCAGCTGGGTAAGGAAGGCCTCGACGAAGCGGCCACCCAGCTCGGCTCGAAGAAGCCGATCGAGGTCCAGTCGCAGTCGGAGACCGACTTCGCCTCGAACCTGTCCAGCCTCGTCGACCAGGGCTGCAACACGATCATCACCGTCGGCTTCCTGCTGGCGCCGGCCGCCCTCGAGTCGGCCAAGGCCAACCCCGACCTGCAGTACGTCTCGATCGACGACATGGTCGACCAGGACTTCGACGGCAAGACGGACGCCCCGAACATCAAGCCGATCATCTTCGACACCGCGCAGGCGGCCTACCTCGCGGGCTACCTCGCCGCGGGCACCACGAAGACCGGCGTCGTCGGCACCTTCGGCGGCATGAACATCCCGACCGTCACCATCTTCATGGACGGCTTCGCGCAGGGCGTCGAGAAGTACAACGCCGACAACGGTGCCTCGGTCCGCGTCGTCGGCTGGGACCGCGCCGCCAAGGACGGCTCGTTCACCGGTGGCTTCGAGGCCAACGACACCGCGCGTCAGACCGCGCAGGCGATCATCGACCAGAACGTCGACGTGCTGCTGCCCGTCGGTGGCCCGATCTACCAGTCGGCCGCCGTCGCGATCCAGGACGCCGGTCGTGACATCGCCCTCGTCGGTGTCGACGCCGACGTCTACGAGACCGACCCGGCCATCGGCGACCTGCTCCTGACCTCGATCCTCAAGGGCATCGACGTGGGTACCAAGGACGCGATCGTCGCCGCGGGCGAAGGCTCGTTCGACACCACCCCGTTCGTCGGCACGCTCGCGAACGACGGCGTCGGCCTGGCCCCGTACCACAAGTGGGAGGACCGCGTTCCGGCGGAGCTGACCACGAAGATCGACGCCCTCAAGGCCGACATCGTCAGCGGCAAGATCACCGTCGAGTCCTACCTCGCCGGCTGA